Proteins encoded in a region of the Acipenser ruthenus chromosome 54, fAciRut3.2 maternal haplotype, whole genome shotgun sequence genome:
- the LOC117398269 gene encoding myosin-7-like: protein MGDAQMAEFGPAASFLRKSDKERLEAQTKPFDMKKECFVPDPVTEFVKARISSRDGAKVTVDTYDGKTVTVKDEHVHPQNPPKYDKIEDMAMFTFLHEPAVLYNLKERYAAWMIYTYSGLFCVTVNPYKWLPVYNAEVVNAYRGKKRAEAPPHIFSISDSAYQNMLTDRENQSILITGESGAGKTVNTKRVIQYFASIAAVGGKKDAVASSKGTLEDQIIQANPALEAFGNAKTLRNDNSSRFGKFIRIHFAASGKLASADIETYLLEKSRVTFQLKAERDYHIFYQILSNKKPELLEMLLITNNPFDYAFISQGEVTVASIDDSDELIATDSAFDVLGFTQEEKNSMYKLTGAIMHYGNMKYKTKQREEQAEADGTEDADKAAYLMGLNSADIVKALCHPRVKVGNEWVTKGQNVQQVNYSIGALAKSVYEKMFNWMVVRINQSLDTKQARQYFIGVLDIAGFEIFDFNSFEQLCINFTNEKLQQFFNHHMFVLEQEEYKKEGIEWEFIDFGMDLQACIDLIEKPMGIMSILEEECMFPKASDMTFKAKLYDNHLGKSGNFQKPRIVKGRPEAHFALGHYAGIVDYNITNWLVKNKDPLNETVVGLYQKSSLKVLATLFANYAGAESTQDTKAKGTKKKGSSFQTVSALHRENLNKLMTNLRSTHPHFVRCIIPNETKTPGAMDNPLVMHQLRCNGVLEGIRICRKGFPNRILYGDFKQRYRILNPSAIPDGQFIDSKKGSEKLLGSLDIDHTQYRFGHTKVFFKAGLLGQLEEMRDDRLSLIITRIQAQSRGLLSRIEYNKIVERRDALLVIQWNVRAFMGVKNWPWMKLFFKIKPLLKSAENEKEMANMKDEFLKLKEAFAKSEARRKELEEKMVSLLQEKNDLQLQVQTEQDNLCDSEERCDQLIKNKIQMEAKAKELTERLDDEEEMNGELTAKKRKLEDECSELKKDLDDLELTLAKVEKEKHATENKVKNLTEEMAALDDIIARLTKEKKALQEAHQQTLDDLQSEEDKVNTLTKAKAKLEQQVDDLEGSLEQEKKVRMDLERAKRKLEGDLKLTQESLMDLENDKQQLDERLKKKDFEINQLTSKIEDEQALSAQYQKKLKELQARIEELEEELEAERAARAKVEKQRADLSRELEELSERLEEAGGATSAQIEMNKKREAELQKLRRDLEEATLQHEATSSTLRKKQADSVAELGEQIDNLQRVKQKLEKEKSEFKLELDDVVSNMEHVAKAKANLEKMCRTLEDQMNEYRTKAEEGQRTINDFTTQKAKLQTENGELARRLEEKESLVSQLTRGKQSYTQQIDDLKRQLEEEVKAKNALGHAVQSARHDSDLLREQYEEEQEAKAELQRSLSKANSEVAQWRTKYETDAIQRTEELEEAKKKLAQRLQDAEEAVEAVNAKCSSLEKTKHRLQNEIEDLMVDLERSNAAAAALDKKQRNFDKVLNEWKQKFEESQSELEGSQKEARSLSTELFKLKNAYEESLDNLETLKRENKNLQEEISDLTEQLGEGGKTIHELEKARKQLEQEKSEIQSALEEAEASLEHEEGKILRAQLEFNQVKAEIERKLAEKDEEMDQAKRNNQRVVESLQTSLESETRSRNEALRLKKKMEGDLNEMEIQLSQANRIAAESQKQLKSVHAHLKDAQLQLDDSLRANDDLKENIAIVERRNNLLQAELEELRVVLEQTERARKLAEQELLDISERVQLLHSQNTSLINQKKKLESDTSQLQTEVEEAVQECRNAEEKAKKAITDAAMMAEELKKEQDTSAHLERMKKNMEQTIKDLQHRLDEAEQIAMKGGKKQLQKLEARVREVENELEGEQRKSSDAVKGVKKYERRIKELTYQTEEDRKNMARLQDLVDKLQMKVKSYKRTAEEAEENANTNLGKFRKLQHELDEAEERADIAESQVNKLRAKTRDIGGKKGLDEE, encoded by the exons ATGGGTGATGCACAGATGGCTGAGTTCGGGCCCGCCGCATCCTTCCTGCGGAAGTCCGATAAGGAGCGTCTGGAGGCGCAGACCAAGCCCTTCGACATGAAGAAGGAATGCTTTGTCCCCGATCCTGTGACGGAGTTCGTGAAGGCAAGGATCAGCAGCCGCGACGGTGCCAAAGTCACTGTTGACACTTACGATGGAAAG ACTGTCACTGTCAAAGATGAACATGTCCACCCTCAGAACCCACCCAAGTATGATAAAATTGAGGACATGGCCATGTTCACCTTCCTGCACGAGCCTGCTGTGCTGTATAACCTCAAAGAGCGTTACGCAGCCTGGATGATCTAC ACCTACTCTGGGCTGTTCTGTGTGACAGTGAACCCCTACAAGTGGCTGCCTGTGTACAATGCAGAGGTGGTCAATGCATATCGAGGCAAGAAGAGGGCTGAGGCTCCCCCTCACATCTTCTCCATCTCTGACAGCGCCTATCAGAACATGCTGACAG ACAGAGAAAACCAGTCCATCCTGATCAC TGGAGAATCCGGTGCTGGGAAGACTGTGAACACCAAGAGAGTCATTCAGTATTTTGCCAGCATTGCTGCAGTTGGTGGCAAGAAAGATGCAGTTGCCTCTAGCAAG GGGACCCTGGAGGATCAAATCATCCAGGCCAACCCAGCTTTGGAGGCTTTTGGTAACGCCAAGACCTTGAGGAATGACAACTCATCACGTTTT GGTAAATTCATCCGAATTCACTTTGCAGCCAGTGGCAAGCTAGCTTCTGCTGACATTGAGACCT ACCTCCTGGAGAAGTCTCGTGTGACCTTTCAGCTCAAGGCTGAGAGAGACTATCACATCTTCTACCAGATCCTGTCCAACAAGAAGCCAGAGCTGCTAG AAATGCTCCTGATCACCAACAATCCCTTCGACTACGCCTTCATCTCTCAGGGTGAAGTCACTGTCGCCTCCATCGATGATTCTGATGAGCTGATAGCCACAGAT AGTGCCTTTGATGTGCTTGGCTTCACTCAGGAGGAGAAAAATTCAATGTACAAGCTGACTGGTGCCATCATGCACTATGGCAACATGAAGTACAAGACAAAGCAGAGAGAGGAGCAGGCAGAGGCTGACGGCACTGAAG ATGCTGACAAGGCCGCCTACCTGATGGGACTGAACTCTGCTGATATCGTCAAGGCACTATGTCACCCCAGAGTCAAAGTAGGGAACGAGTGGGTCACCAAGGGACAGAATGTACAACAG GTGAACTACTCCATTGGTGCACTGGCCAAGTCAGTGTATGAGAAAATGTTCAACTGGATGGTGGTGAGAATCAACCAATCCCTGGACACCAAGCAGGCCCGCCAGTACTTCATTGGTGTGCTGGACATTGCTGGCTTTGAAATCTTTGAT TTCAACAGCTTTGAGCAGCTGTGCATCAACTTCACCAACGAGAAGCTGCAGCAGTTCTTCAACCACCACATGTTTGTGCTGGAGCAGGAGGAATATAAGAAGGAGGGCATCGAATGGGAGTTCATTGACTTTGGCATGGACCTGCAGGCCTGCATCGACCTCATTGAGAAG CCCATGGGTATCATGTCCATCCTTGAAGAGGAGTGCATGTTCCCCAAGGCCAGTGACATGACCTTCAAAGCCAAGCTGTACGACAACCATCTGGGCAAATCCGGAAACTTCCAAAAGCCCAGGATCGTCAAAGGAAGGCCAGAGGCTCACTTTGCCTTGGGCCACTATGCTGGCATCGTAGATTACAACATCACGAACTGGCTGGTGAAGAACAAGGACCCTCTGAATGAGACTGTGGTTGGGCTCTACCAGAAGTCTTCCCTCAAAGTTCTCGCCACCCTCTTTGCCAACTATGCTGGAGCTGAATCTA CTCAGGACACAAAAGCCAAGGGCACGAAGAAAAAGGGTTCTTCCTTCCAGACTGTGTCTGCTCTCCACAGG GAAAATCTGAACAAGCTGATGACCAACCTGAGGTCAACACATCCTCACTTTGTGCGCTGCATCATCCCTAATGAGACCAAGACTCCGGGTGCGATGGACAACCCTCTGGTGATGCACCAACTCCGCTGTAACGGTGTGCTGGAAGGCATCAGAATCTGCAGGAAGGGCTTCCCCAACAGGATCCTGTACGGAGACTTCAAACAGAG ATACCGTATCCTGAACCCTTCTGCCATCCCAGACGGCCAGTTTATAGACAGCAAGAAGGGATCTGAGAAACTGCTGGGATCCCTGGACATCGATCACACCCAGTACAGATTTGGACACACAAAG GTGTTCTTCAAAGCTGGTCTCCTGGGTCAGCTGGAAGAGATGAGAGATGATCGCTTATCTCTCATTATCACCCGGATCCAGGCCCAGTCTCGTGGTCTTCTCTCAAGAATTGAGTACAATAAGATCGTTGAGCGCAG AGACGCTCTGCTGGTAATCCAGTGGAACGTCCGTGCCTTTATGGGTGTGAAGAACTGGCCCTGGATGAAGCTCTTCTTCAAGATCAAGCCCCTGCTGAAGAGCGCAGAGAATGAGAAAGAGATGGCCAACATGAAGGATGAGTTCCTGAAACTCAAGGAGGCTTTCGCCAAGTCTGAGGCTCGCAGAAAGGAGCTGGAAGAGAAGATGGTCTCTCTTCTCCAAGAGAAGAACGACCTGCAGCTGCAAGTCCAGACG GAACAAGACAATCTTTGTGATTCAGAGGAGAGGTGCGACCAGCTGATCAAAAACAAGATTCAAATGGAGGCAAAAGCTAAAGAGCTGACAGAGAGGCTGGATGATGAGGAGGAGATGAATGGTGAGCTGACGGCCAAGAAGAGGAAGCTGGAGGACGAGTGCTCTGAGCTGAAGAAGGATCTTGATGATCTGGAACTCACCCTGGCCAAagtggagaaggagaagcacgCCACTGAGAACAAg GTGAAGAACCTGACTGAGGAAATGGCGGCTCTGGATGATATCATCGCCAGGCTGACCAAGGAGAAGAAGGCTCTGCAGGAGGCTCACCAGCAAACCCTGGACGACCTTCAGAGTGAGGAGGACAAAGTGAACACCCTGACCAAGGCCAAAGCCAAGCTGGAGCAGCAGGTCGACGAT CTTGAAGGCTCATTGGAGCAAGAAAAGAAGGTGCGGATGGACCTTGAAAGAGCCAAGCGTAAGCTGGAAGGAGACTTGAAGTTGACCCAGGAGAGCCTAATGGACCTGGAGAATGATAAGCAGCAACTGGATGAGCGGCTGAAGAA GAAAGactttgagatcaaccagctcaCCAGTAAAATTGAGGATGAGCAGGCACTGTCAGCCCAATACCAGAAGAAACTGAAGGAGCTTCAG GCCCGCATTGAGGAGTTAGAGGAGGAGCTGGAGGCAGAGAGAGCTGCCCGTGCCAAGGTGGAGAAGCAGCGGGCAGACTTGTCCCGAGAGCTGGAGGAGCTCAGTGAGAGGCTGGAGGAGGCGGGCGGGGCCACCTCAGCCCAGATCGAGATGAACAAGAAGAGGGAGGCTGAGTTACAGAAGCTGCGGCGAGACCTTGAAGAGGCCACGCTGCAGCATGAAGCCACATCGTCCACTCTCCGCAAGAAGCAAGCCGATAGCGTGGCTGAGCTTGGGGAGCAGATTGACAACCTGCAGAGAGTCAAGCAGAAACTAGAGAAGGAAAAGAGCGAGTTCAAACTGGAGCTGGACGATGTGGTCTCCAATATGGAGCATGTCGCTAAAGCCAAG GCTAACTTGGAAAAGATGTGCAGGACTCTGGAAGATCAGATGAATGAATACAGGACCAAGGCTGAAGAAGGTCAACGCACCATCAATGACTTTACAACACAGAAAGCTAAGTTGCAGACTGAGAATG GTGAGCTTGCTAGACGTCTTGAAGAGAAGGAATCTCTTGTCTCTCAGCTGACCAGAGGCAAGCAGTCCTACACTCAGCAGATTGACGACCTCAAGAGACAACTGGAAGAGGAAGTAAAG GCAAAGAACGCACTTGGACATGCAGTGCAGTCTGCCCGCCATGACTCAGACCTCCTGAGGGAGCAGtatgaggaggagcaggaggccAAGGCTGAGCTCCAGCGCAGTCTCTCCAAGGCTAACTCAGAGGTGGCACAGTGGAGAACCAAATATGAGACCGATGCCATCCAGAGAACTGAGGAGCTTGAGGAGGCCAA GAAGAAGCTGGCTCAGAGGCTGCAGGATGCAGAGGAAGCCGTCGAGGCTGTGAATGCTAAATGCTCCTCCCTGGAGAAGACCAAACACAGGCTGCAGAACGAGATTGAAGATCTCATGGTGGATCTGGAGAGGTCCAACGCAGCAGCCGCTGCTCTGGACAAGAAGCAGAGGAACTTTGACAAG GTCCTGAACGAGTGGAAGCAGAAGTTTGAAGAGTCGCAGAGTGAGCTGGAGGGCTCCCAGAAGGAGGCCAGGTCCCTGAGCACTGAACTCTTCAAGCTGAAGAACGCTTATGAGGAGTCTCTGGACAATCTGGAGACTCTGAAGAGGGAGAACAAGAACCTGCAAG AGGAAATCTCTGACCTGACTGAGCAACTCGGTGAGGGAGGCAAGACCATCCATGAGCTGGAGAAGGCTAGGAAGCAGCTGGAGCAGGAGAAGTCTGAAATACAGTCTGCTCTGGAGGAGGCTGAG gcctccctgGAGCATGAGGAAGGGAAGAtcctgagagctcagctggagtTTAACCAGGTGAAGGCTGAGATTGAGCGCAAGCTGGCTGAGAAGGACGAGGAGATGGATCAGGCCAAGAGGAACAACCAGAGAGTGGTTGAGTCCCTGCAGACCTCGCTGGAGTCAGAGACCCGCAGCAGGAACGAGGCCCTCAGGCTGAAGAAGAAGATGGAGGGAGACCTCAATGAGATGGAGATCCAGCTGAGCCAGGCCAACAGGATAGCTGCAGAGTCACAGAAGCAGCTCAAGAGCGTCCACGCCCACCTGAAG GACGCTCAGCTCCAACTGGATGACTCCCTGCGTGCCAATGATGACCTGAAGGAGAACATCGCCATAGTGGAGAGACGCAACAATCTCCTGCAGGCTGAGCTGGAGGAGCTGAGGGTGGTgttggagcagacagagagagcccGCAAGCTGGCTGAACAGGAGCTTCTGGACATCAGTGAGAGGGTTCAACTGCTGCACTCACAG AACACCAGCCTgattaaccagaagaagaagCTGGAGAGCGACACGTCCCAGCTGCAGACAGAGGTGGAGGAGGCTGTGCAGGAGTGCAGGAACGCTGAGGAGAAAGCCAAGAAGGCCATCACTGATGCTGCCATGATGGCAGAGGAGCTGAAGAAGGAGCAGGACACCAGCGCTCACCTGGAGCGCATGAAGAAGAACATGGAGCAGACCATCAAGGACCTGCAGCACCGTCTGGACGAGGCCGAGCAAATCGCCATGAAGGGCGGCAAGAAGCAGCTGCAAAAGCTTGAGGCCCGC GTGCGGGAGGTGGAGAATGAGCTGGAAGGGGAGCAGAGGAAGAGCAGCGATGCTGTGAAGGGAGTCAAGAAATATGAGAGACGCATCAAAGAGCTGACCTACCAG ACTGAGGAGGACCGTAAGAATATGGCCCGCCTGCAGGACCTGGTGGACAAGCTGCAGATGAAGGTGAAGTCGTACAAGAGAACTGCCGAGGAGGCT GAGGAGAATGCCAACACTAACCTGGGCAAGTTCCGGAAGCTGCAGCATGAGCTGGACGAGGCTGAGGAGAGGGCTGATATCGCCGAATCTCAGGTCAACAAGCTCCGTGCCAAGACCCGTGACATCGGGGGCAAG AAAGGGCTGGATGAAGAGTGA